AAGAGAGAAAAGTTTTTTAATTCTTTAAAAGTTTTTCCAGGAGATCCTCTAAATTTGTTTTTTTAAAGGATGTTATTCTTTTTTTGGTGTTGGTATTTGTATTTATTTTTTATACATTTCATTCTTAGAGTAAATAATAATTATGTATTTGTATGAAGTAAGTATTGCTATCTCATGGCTAGCAGTTTTTATTAAGATAATGTTTTTGGGATAGTTTTTGTTTGTATATAAATTATTATTATGAAAAATTTATTTTTATAAAAACATAGAAAATATTATTCTTAAATTTATAAATCTTTTTGTAATTTATATGTTACCTAAACAATTATGGTACTAAAGATTTTGATTTAAGTATTTTTAAGTGTTAATAATTGATTATTGGGTTTTTTTGGAGAGTGTTAATGATAGATAATCTAAAAATTTTGGTAGTAACAGGTGGTGTGATTTCTGGGATAGGTAAGGGAGTTACATCTGCAAGTATTGCACGATTATTTAAGGACGATTTGAAGATAACACCAATTAAATGTGATGGTTATTTAAATACTGACCCTGGAACCATTAATCCTGTTGAGCATGGAGAGGTATTTGTTCTTGATGATGGTGGAGAAGTTGATATGGATTTTGGTCATTATGAAAGATTTTTAAATCTGAATTCTAAGTCTAATTGGAACATTACAATGGGAAAGATATATAAAAATATTCTTGAAAATGAAAGACATGGAAAATATTTAGGCAGAACTGTGCAGCTTATTCCTCATGTTACTGATGAGATTAGAGATACAATTTTTAAGATTGCCAAAGAAGAGTGCAGTGAACTTTTGGTAATTGAGATTGGTGGCACTGTAGGAGACATGGAAAATATTTTGTTTATTGAGACGATGAGACAGATAAGATATAAGATTGGGATTGATAGTATTGCTTTTGTGCACTTGACTTATATTCCAAATCCTGCTGGGATAAATGAGCAGAAATCTAAGCCTACTCAACAGAGTGTGAAAACTTTAAATAAAGCCGGAATTTTTCCAGATTTAATTATTGCAAGAAGTTCTCAACTTCTGACAAAGCAGATGAGACAGAAGATAGCAATGTTTTGTAATGTTGATGAGATGTCCATTATTGATAATACTGATGTTTCAACTATTTATGAAATACCTATATCTTTTTATAAACAGGGATTACATGAGATTTTGGGTTCAAAGTTGAAAATAAATGTTAAACCTAAGGTGGATAGTCTTGAGCAATTAGTAGGTGTAATAAAGAGGAATCTTATCTTTCCTCAGAAGGTCGTGAATATCGCTGTTTGTGGCAAATATACTAATCTTGGCGATTCTTATGCATCAATATTTGAGTCTTTAACTCATGTGTCTGCTAATTTAGATATTTTAGTTAAGACTATCGTGATTGATAGCACTGATTTTGATGAAGAGATGTTAAAAGGTATAGATGGTATAGTAGTGCCTGGTGGGTTTGGGAGTAGAGGATATGAAGGTAAAATTCGTGCAATTAGATATGCTCGAGAAAATAATATTCCTTTTCTTGGCATTTGTCTTGGTATGCAACTTGCAATAATTGAGTTTGCACGTAATGTTTGTGGAATACTTGATGCTGATACTGAAGAGAATTTGTCTGAGGAGCATTCTACATTTAGTTCTATAACTCCTGTGATTCACTTATTGACTGA
The DNA window shown above is from Borrelia anserina Es and carries:
- the pyrG gene encoding glutamine hydrolyzing CTP synthase is translated as MIDNLKILVVTGGVISGIGKGVTSASIARLFKDDLKITPIKCDGYLNTDPGTINPVEHGEVFVLDDGGEVDMDFGHYERFLNLNSKSNWNITMGKIYKNILENERHGKYLGRTVQLIPHVTDEIRDTIFKIAKEECSELLVIEIGGTVGDMENILFIETMRQIRYKIGIDSIAFVHLTYIPNPAGINEQKSKPTQQSVKTLNKAGIFPDLIIARSSQLLTKQMRQKIAMFCNVDEMSIIDNTDVSTIYEIPISFYKQGLHEILGSKLKINVKPKVDSLEQLVGVIKRNLIFPQKVVNIAVCGKYTNLGDSYASIFESLTHVSANLDILVKTIVIDSTDFDEEMLKGIDGIVVPGGFGSRGYEGKIRAIRYARENNIPFLGICLGMQLAIIEFARNVCGILDADTEENLSEEHSTFSSITPVIHLLTEQKELKDKGATMRLGGYPVLLKRDTLAFKLYGSEMIVERFRHRYEVNNDYLDLFNKHGLIVSGVSEDSQIVKIIEVPKNRFFVACQFHPELITRLESPSKLFVGLVKACL